A single genomic interval of Macadamia integrifolia cultivar HAES 741 chromosome 6, SCU_Mint_v3, whole genome shotgun sequence harbors:
- the LOC122080686 gene encoding uncharacterized protein LOC122080686, giving the protein MHAFALIGRILLERKMKMKMKMMKFRSVAFWVVIAIAIAFREAAAAEAQAPAPTPPTTDPTTSPPAPSSSNDNNKNLELDQMHKTCKATHDYDLCISTLQADPRDFYSDVKGFAYQMITVTNNKAMETQEEIKGQLNKDDTVPPEKVKDPKVSMGPQIRRRFLICNDMYELAIEYYLSAALGSIRLSSFVDAKRECNDSIHLLHNCAIQLTNGTSPGQGFANLFDQDSILDRIKMETSLINLSLDILNTL; this is encoded by the coding sequence ATGCATGCATTCGCTCTCATTGGAAGGATCCTACttgaaagaaagatgaaaatgaagatgaagatgatgaagttTAGGTCAGTTGCATTCTGGGTAGTAATAGCTATAGCTATAGCTTTcagagaagcagcagcagcagaagccCAAGCCCCGGCTCCAACCCCACCCACCACGGACCCAACAACCTCACCCCCAGCCCCAAGCAGCAGCAACGACAACAACAAAAACCTTGAACTCGATCAGATGCATAAAACATGCAAAGCCACCCACGATTACGACCTATGCATCTCAACACTACAAGCCGACCCTAGAGACTTTTACTCAGACGTGAAGGGCTTTGCATATCAGATGATTACGGTGACAAACAATAAGGCGATGGAAACACAGGAAGAGATAAAGGGTCAACTTAATAAGGATGACACAGTACCACCAGAAAAAGTTAAGGACCCAAAAGTAAGTATGGGTCCTCAAATAAGGAGACGTTTCCTCATCTGTAATGATATGTACGAATTGGCTATTGAGTATTACCTCTCTGCAGCCCTTGGGTCAATACGTTTAAGTTCTTTTGTGGATGCGAAAAGGGAATGCAATGATTCTATTCATTTACTTCATAATTGTGCAATACAACTTACTAATGGAACATCACCGGGCCAGGGTTTTGCTAATTTATTTGATCAAGACTCAATTCTTGATAGGATTAAGATGGAAACGAGTCTCATAAATTTATCTTTGGACATCCTCAATACCCTTTAG